The Armatimonadota bacterium genome includes a window with the following:
- a CDS encoding AIG2 family protein yields MRQDEQIRSVPRIAAVMTMGMPLRLFVYGTLKQGFWNHRLFCEGFVSVEDGVVRGRLYEMPSGLPVLLVPEESVLAEGSTDHRQDLQIQEHLGRDLAGALQFATGDSAGWMRVSGELFSFGDPETRLRNLDWLEGFQPGEMSFYRRVLVPVETRAGTAAAWTYISAKEPSGDWRLLPGGVWPEEDWPRGRD; encoded by the coding sequence ATGCGTCAGGATGAGCAGATCCGATCCGTCCCGCGCATAGCAGCCGTGATGACGATGGGCATGCCTCTGCGGCTTTTTGTGTATGGCACACTGAAACAGGGTTTCTGGAACCACCGGCTTTTCTGCGAAGGGTTTGTTTCCGTGGAGGACGGCGTCGTGCGTGGCCGCCTTTATGAGATGCCATCCGGCCTGCCTGTGCTGCTCGTCCCTGAGGAGAGTGTGCTCGCCGAGGGGAGCACGGATCACCGGCAGGATCTGCAGATCCAGGAGCATCTCGGCCGCGATCTTGCTGGCGCCCTTCAGTTCGCAACCGGAGATTCGGCGGGATGGATGCGGGTGTCGGGTGAGCTGTTCTCATTCGGTGACCCCGAGACCCGCCTCCGTAATCTGGACTGGCTGGAGGGTTTCCAGCCAGGGGAGATGAGCTTCTACCGACGGGTGCTGGTGCCGGTGGAGACCCGCGCCGGAACTGCCGCCGCCTGGACGTATATCAGCGCAAAGGAACCATCCGGGGACTGGCGCCTGTTGCCAGGCGGCGTCTGGCCCGAAGAGGATTGGCCCAGGGGGAGAGACTAG
- a CDS encoding DNA-binding response regulator: MAIGNIRVLIVDDYPLVRQGLINILKQESDIEVVGEAADLDQCLRLCRSQSPHVVLLDTSLGDTNVVTAIRLINTQFPGVRIVAVADQSERNCSVLRGTSQCRHRGSSDPSDPADCVVQAIRAGARGAIRLSDTTAELVNAVRAVKDGRYWVDGPATARVMEALFNSRDTSSDLIPQAGLTEREELICRMIADGLSNKEIAARLNIAQQTVKNHVSSILRKSGLEDRLQVARAVLLRTGCPARSISDN; the protein is encoded by the coding sequence ATGGCTATCGGAAATATCAGGGTCTTGATTGTGGACGATTATCCTCTCGTCCGGCAGGGCCTGATCAACATCCTGAAGCAGGAGAGCGATATTGAAGTAGTGGGCGAGGCCGCGGACCTGGACCAGTGTCTGCGGCTGTGCCGTTCGCAGTCTCCGCACGTGGTGCTGCTGGACACCTCGCTTGGGGATACGAACGTGGTCACCGCCATCCGGCTCATCAATACCCAGTTCCCGGGCGTCCGGATTGTGGCCGTGGCCGATCAATCGGAGCGCAACTGCTCCGTTTTGCGCGGAACTTCACAGTGCCGTCACCGGGGAAGCTCGGACCCATCGGACCCGGCGGACTGCGTGGTACAGGCCATCCGCGCGGGGGCGCGCGGCGCCATCCGCCTCTCGGACACGACGGCGGAGCTGGTGAACGCGGTGCGCGCGGTGAAGGATGGACGCTACTGGGTGGACGGGCCCGCCACTGCGCGCGTGATGGAGGCCCTGTTCAACTCCCGGGATACCTCATCGGACCTGATCCCCCAGGCGGGCCTGACCGAGCGCGAGGAGCTGATCTGCCGGATGATCGCCGACGGCCTCTCGAACAAAGAGATTGCCGCCCGTCTGAACATTGCGCAGCAGACAGTGAAGAACCACGTCAGCAGCATCCTGCGCAAGTCCGGGCTGGAGGACAGGCTTCAGGTGGCCCGGGCGGTGCTGCTGCGCACCGGCTGCCCGGCCCGGAGCATCAGTGACAACTGA
- the secA gene encoding protein translocase subunit SecA, translating into MATGREPVHGAHRPQRFDSDPSIAMNILQLLSSNERELRRFRKTVEKINSLEPAMKALTDAQLRAKTDEFRARLEKGETLDDLLPEAFAVVREAGCRVIGPDKARHFDVQLIGGMVLHEGRIAEMKTGEGKTLTATLPLYLNALEGKGAHLVTVNDFLSRRDARWYGPIYHFLGLTVGAIRGASAETGELGGSYVYDPDYKAEGPDDWDCLRPVSRREAYLCDITYGTNNEFGFDYLRDNMAPSLAHLVQRDLHYAIVDEVDSILIDEARTPLIISGVAQQATDIYYTMDRAVRRLVRDRHYTVDEKAKTAMLTDEGVRYLEEILGVPNLSEDFQLMSHASSALKAHAVFKRDVDYVVKDGQVIIVDEFTGRLMFGRRWSDGLHQAVEAKEGCKIEHESQTLATITFQNYFRLYKKLAGMTGTAKTEENEFRKIYGLDVVQIPTNRPMIRVDHPDAVYKTEESKMRGITAEVLRCAVRQQPVLVGTRSIEVSERVSARMLPERLQLLCATILLRSRMEASKNFGDRKEARDLLNSRFEELSLARLSPLARELGVNLDMTTPENLDELCGLLGIAPEHKDRLRQVLKEGIPHNVLNAKYHEREAEIIAEAGRKGAVTIATNMAGRGVDIILGGADQDPGPGGRSPEAMEVVALGGLHIVGTERHESRRIDNQLRGRAGRQGDPGSSRFFVSFEDELMRLFGDKTQSPLLASWQEDQALDNSRLLSRAIERAQKKVEEHNFAIRKHVLQYDDVMNKQREIIYGQRRMVLEGKEVKNTILEYLHNTVQASMESFCNREIPRSEWDFQSLFNTLDSIFPLSLYATVDDLRSRSLEEMSEFLNAIVDRTYADKEQQIGPEVMREIERSIMLQVIDRKWMEHLDNMDFLREGIGLRGYAQQDPVIAYQKEAFEMFGQMIDSIQEEVARIIYRVQIAPEPVRRPMFRPTSFSGAGDALAPLKEGTGPKPISGKVGRNDPCPCGSGKKFKHCCLGKQPVS; encoded by the coding sequence ATGGCGACGGGCAGGGAGCCCGTCCACGGAGCGCATCGGCCGCAAAGGTTTGACTCTGACCCGTCCATCGCTATGAACATTCTTCAGCTTCTCTCTTCCAACGAGCGCGAGCTGCGCCGCTTCCGCAAAACCGTCGAGAAGATCAACAGCCTGGAACCTGCGATGAAGGCTCTGACTGACGCGCAGCTCCGGGCAAAAACCGATGAGTTCCGCGCGCGACTGGAGAAGGGCGAGACTCTGGACGACCTGCTGCCGGAGGCGTTCGCCGTTGTGCGCGAGGCCGGTTGCCGGGTAATCGGCCCGGACAAGGCCCGGCATTTCGACGTGCAGCTCATTGGCGGCATGGTTCTTCACGAGGGGCGCATTGCGGAGATGAAAACCGGTGAGGGTAAGACACTCACCGCCACGCTGCCACTGTACCTGAACGCCCTGGAGGGCAAGGGAGCGCATCTGGTCACCGTGAACGACTTCCTGTCCCGGCGCGACGCGCGGTGGTACGGCCCAATTTATCACTTCCTGGGGCTAACTGTGGGCGCCATCCGGGGCGCGAGCGCCGAGACGGGTGAGCTTGGTGGCTCTTATGTCTACGACCCGGACTACAAGGCGGAAGGTCCGGATGACTGGGACTGCCTGCGGCCTGTCTCGCGGCGCGAAGCGTATCTCTGCGACATCACCTACGGGACCAACAACGAGTTCGGGTTCGATTATCTGCGCGACAACATGGCTCCCTCGCTGGCGCATCTGGTGCAGCGGGATCTGCACTACGCCATCGTGGACGAGGTGGACTCCATCCTGATCGACGAGGCCCGCACCCCGCTGATCATCTCAGGCGTCGCCCAGCAGGCAACGGACATCTACTACACTATGGACCGCGCCGTGCGCCGTCTGGTGCGCGACCGGCACTACACGGTGGACGAAAAGGCCAAGACGGCCATGCTGACGGACGAGGGTGTGCGCTATCTGGAGGAAATCCTGGGCGTTCCGAACCTGAGTGAGGACTTCCAGTTGATGAGCCACGCTTCCAGCGCTCTGAAAGCGCACGCCGTGTTCAAGCGCGACGTGGACTACGTGGTCAAGGACGGCCAGGTCATCATCGTGGACGAGTTCACCGGCCGGCTGATGTTCGGGCGGCGTTGGAGCGACGGGCTGCATCAGGCGGTGGAGGCTAAGGAAGGCTGCAAGATCGAGCACGAGTCTCAGACTCTGGCCACAATCACATTCCAGAATTACTTCCGCCTTTACAAGAAGCTGGCGGGCATGACCGGCACCGCCAAGACCGAGGAGAACGAATTCCGCAAGATCTACGGGCTGGATGTGGTGCAGATCCCCACCAACCGCCCCATGATCCGGGTGGACCATCCGGACGCCGTCTACAAGACCGAAGAGAGCAAGATGCGCGGCATCACCGCGGAGGTGCTCCGCTGCGCCGTGCGTCAGCAACCGGTTCTCGTGGGCACGCGCTCCATCGAAGTCTCCGAGCGCGTAAGCGCCCGCATGCTGCCGGAGCGGCTTCAGCTGCTGTGCGCCACCATCCTGTTGCGCAGCCGGATGGAAGCCTCCAAGAACTTCGGGGACCGCAAGGAGGCGCGCGATCTCCTGAACAGCCGATTCGAGGAGTTGAGCCTGGCGCGCCTGAGCCCGCTGGCCCGCGAGCTGGGCGTCAATCTGGATATGACGACCCCGGAGAACCTGGACGAGCTGTGCGGTCTGCTGGGAATCGCGCCGGAGCACAAAGACCGCCTGCGCCAGGTGCTGAAAGAGGGCATTCCCCACAACGTCCTCAACGCCAAGTACCACGAGCGGGAGGCCGAGATCATTGCAGAGGCGGGCCGGAAAGGGGCTGTCACCATCGCCACGAACATGGCCGGGCGTGGCGTGGACATCATCCTGGGCGGCGCAGATCAGGATCCCGGACCGGGCGGGCGAAGCCCGGAGGCGATGGAGGTGGTCGCGCTCGGCGGACTGCACATTGTGGGAACGGAACGGCATGAGTCCCGGCGCATAGACAACCAGCTCCGGGGGCGCGCCGGAAGGCAGGGGGACCCCGGCTCCAGCCGCTTCTTCGTCTCGTTCGAGGACGAGCTGATGCGCCTCTTCGGGGACAAGACGCAGAGCCCGCTGCTGGCGAGCTGGCAGGAAGATCAGGCGCTGGACAACAGCCGCCTGCTGTCTCGCGCCATCGAACGAGCCCAGAAGAAGGTGGAGGAGCACAACTTCGCCATCCGCAAGCACGTGCTGCAATACGACGACGTGATGAACAAGCAGCGCGAGATCATCTACGGTCAGCGGCGGATGGTGCTGGAGGGCAAGGAGGTCAAGAACACCATCCTGGAGTACCTCCACAACACCGTGCAGGCCTCCATGGAGAGCTTCTGCAACCGGGAGATCCCACGCTCGGAGTGGGACTTCCAGAGTCTGTTTAACACGCTGGACTCCATCTTCCCGCTTTCGCTTTACGCCACAGTGGACGACCTGCGCAGCCGGTCTCTTGAGGAGATGTCGGAGTTCCTGAACGCCATCGTGGACCGGACCTATGCCGACAAGGAGCAGCAGATCGGTCCGGAGGTGATGCGGGAGATCGAGCGCTCCATCATGCTGCAGGTCATAGACCGCAAGTGGATGGAGCACCTGGACAATATGGACTTCCTGCGGGAGGGCATCGGCCTGCGGGGATACGCTCAGCAAGACCCGGTAATCGCCTACCAGAAAGAGGCCTTCGAGATGTTCGGGCAGATGATCGACAGCATTCAGGAGGAGGTGGCCCGCATCATCTACCGGGTGCAGATCGCGCCGGAGCCGGTCCGCCGGCCTATGTTCCGGCCCACTTCCTTCAGCGGAGCGGGAGATGCCCTGGCTCCTCTGAAGGAGGGCACGGGACCGAAGCCGATCTCCGGGAAGGTGGGGCGCAACGATCCCTGCCCCTGCGGCAGCGGCAAGAAATTCAAGCATTGCTGCCTGGGCAAGCAGCCCGTCTCGTGA
- a CDS encoding oxidoreductase yields the protein MKYRRFGKTELQVPVFTFGAMRIPGVPEEEEALRTIFRAVELGITHLETARGYGSSEELLGKAMPHIRRDDLIITTKIPPTETADEMRRFIEESLQRMNISRIDNFDLHGINTPELLERSLRRGGCMDAVRKAQEEGIIGHVGFSTHAPLHVILDAIETREFESVNLHYYYFNQRNLPAVLRAYELDMGVLIISPTDKGGQLFRPTQTLRELTAPLTPIQANARWLLAQPEVSTLTLGAAHPEEFDEHIAVADRDGPLTEEERQIFQRLEERFRILGDDRCTVCHECLPCPEGINIPEVLRLRNMAVAFDMVEFGKYRYNLFENAGHWFPGSRADRCTQCGDCLPRCPEKLDIPRLLFETHEMLAGEPGKRMWRT from the coding sequence GTGAAATACAGGCGATTCGGAAAAACTGAGCTGCAGGTCCCGGTTTTCACGTTCGGCGCAATGCGCATCCCGGGCGTGCCGGAGGAGGAGGAGGCTCTGAGGACCATCTTCCGGGCTGTGGAGCTGGGGATAACTCATCTGGAGACGGCCCGCGGTTACGGCTCCAGCGAGGAACTGCTGGGCAAGGCGATGCCCCACATCCGTCGGGATGATCTGATCATCACGACGAAGATCCCTCCCACGGAAACCGCGGACGAGATGCGCCGCTTCATCGAGGAATCGCTGCAGCGGATGAACATCTCCCGGATTGACAACTTCGACCTGCACGGCATCAACACGCCGGAGTTGCTGGAGCGATCGCTGCGCAGGGGAGGCTGCATGGACGCCGTGCGGAAGGCGCAGGAAGAAGGGATCATCGGGCACGTGGGATTCTCCACCCACGCTCCGCTTCATGTTATTCTTGATGCCATCGAGACCCGGGAGTTCGAGAGCGTCAATCTGCACTATTACTATTTCAACCAGCGCAACCTCCCGGCGGTGCTGCGGGCTTACGAGCTGGATATGGGTGTGCTGATCATCTCTCCCACGGACAAGGGCGGACAGTTGTTCCGGCCGACGCAGACGCTGAGGGAACTGACAGCGCCGCTCACACCCATCCAGGCCAACGCCCGGTGGCTTCTGGCGCAGCCGGAGGTCTCCACACTCACCCTGGGAGCGGCACACCCGGAGGAGTTCGACGAGCATATTGCGGTGGCTGACCGCGACGGGCCCTTGACAGAAGAGGAGCGGCAGATCTTCCAGCGGCTGGAGGAGCGCTTCCGGATACTGGGCGACGACCGGTGCACCGTATGCCACGAGTGCTTGCCGTGCCCCGAAGGGATCAACATTCCGGAAGTGCTGCGGCTCCGGAACATGGCCGTCGCCTTTGATATGGTGGAGTTCGGGAAGTATCGTTACAACCTTTTCGAAAACGCGGGACACTGGTTCCCAGGCAGCAGGGCGGACCGTTGCACCCAATGCGGAGACTGTCTGCCACGCTGCCCGGAGAAGCTGGACATCCCGCGTCTGCTTTTCGAGACTCATGAGATGCTGGCCGGAGAGCCCGGCAAGAGGATGTGGCGGACCTGA
- a CDS encoding thioredoxin: MSSAVAVSETTFEQEVLKSDVPVVVDFWAPWCGPCRQIAPLLDQLAQEYAGKVKIVKVNVDDERSLAIKYGVMSIPTLIFFKQGSAVDQTVGVLPKDHLTRKLEALLN; encoded by the coding sequence ATGTCGAGCGCAGTTGCTGTAAGTGAGACCACCTTCGAGCAGGAAGTGCTGAAGTCCGATGTCCCCGTTGTTGTGGACTTCTGGGCTCCCTGGTGCGGCCCATGCCGCCAGATCGCGCCCCTGCTGGATCAGCTGGCCCAGGAATACGCGGGCAAGGTGAAGATCGTGAAGGTCAATGTGGACGACGAACGATCTCTCGCCATCAAATATGGTGTCATGAGCATTCCCACGCTGATCTTCTTCAAGCAGGGCAGCGCCGTGGATCAGACTGTGGGCGTTTTGCCCAAAGATCACCTGACGCGTAAGCTGGAGGCTCTGCTGAACTAG